TCTTAGGCTTGCTATTGTTTGTGGTATGAGAGCGTGATCAAAGCCGACATCTGCAATTTCATAGCGGATAGTTTGGTTCTCGGTAAAGCCTTCTACTTGCATCTGCTCTTTGAAACCAGCTATAACAGCATCAAGCGATGTATGTGGCCCATAATTAGCTATTGCTACAACAGGCAGCTTATTGTTTACCTTATTATTATAAGTAATAAATGCTATTACTAAAGTTATAACTACAGCAATAAAATAGAAGAAATTTTTCTTCATGTGTACTCCATGTCAATATTTGAGTTTTATAGATGAAGGTGCATTAGATTAATTCTAATGCAGCTCAATTACATATAAGAAAGTAACTATTAAATATATTGGCCGAACGGCCATGACATAGAGAAAATAGAGGATGATTGAGATAGATATTCTAAAATGAGGGATAACATGTTATAAACCATAGAATAAAAAATTGACAACGTAACGCCCACAAACAACTTAGCGCCAACGCCATCGCCCAACTATCAAATTTTTTATTACTAAGTTTAACAACATTGTTTTTGTTCCATTATAAAATAAATTTATAATAAAAATTATAATTAAACTAAAATGAACGAACTGTCAAGCACATAATATTTTTTTAGTGTGTAATGATAGCCACTCTGTTTAAATTAACTTACAACTAAATAATTTGCTTTGTTCATGCCAAAGATTTGGAATGTTTTACATGAGATCGGAAGGTTTCATATGGCAGGGTTGATGCCCTAAAGGAATAGCTTTTTTAAGTTTTAGTACAAGGAAATTAAACCTGAAAATCAGCTGTATATATTTAGCTGTGACTTTATTTGCATCACATAAATCTACATGATTTGATATTTACCCAATTTAAGCTGACGCTGCCATAGTTGAACATAGATTTGACTATTATGATATAATAGCCGGATTCTGAGTCGTTAATTGAGTTTAGCCTTTAGGCACCAGTACCACTTTCTACTACCTTACTTTTAAGATGAATGGGCATGAATACTGATAATTCATTTTACCATAGATATACCTCTATTCCTTCATGCAGTAATAAACTCTGTAGCCTATCTGTATAGATGTGTACACCAATGCCATCCTATCACATAAAAACTGTTTTGAGCAGCAAACAAATGGTGCAATATTGCTTAATGAGAAAGAGCAAATCCTAAATCACGTCAACCTACTGCAACATTACAAAGGCTTCATCTATGGAGTTTATCCCTTCAGAGACTTTATAGCAGTAACTTCAGGGCATTCAATAAGCTGCCGTACATGGTTTTATGATGAGAAATACAGCTTTTGCCATGTAAAATGGTTGATGAAGGTATAATAACAATAAAGTTTATCCTTCTTTTTGGTGTAGGTTAGTGTCATGGACACATCACAAACCTAACAACGACTTCTTTGTTAATAAGATAATGACATTTGAAAGATTTTCACAACTCCGGCTAGATCATGATTGATGCAGATATATAACAACAAATACGATATCGGAGCTTGATGCTTGAAAACAGCAAATTTGGTTCTCTACTTTCTAATTACTCAGGAATAAATCCTTACAAAGTCGCAAGTCAATCTTTGATATGAGGGGAGTTATAGGCCACAGGAATGTTTGCTTGATGCAGTTTTTTCATAACCACACAGGCAATTTCGATAGATTCTAGTTCTTAGTTTGATATGATGTAAGCTTAATATATCTCTACCTTTTATTATTTATTATACCGATAAATTATTGTGGTAAACTGATCTACCCCAATCTGACTTTATTATATCATACCAATTTATATCAGTGTTCATTTTCTTACTTACAATCATCTCGACTAAGCACAAAAAATATAATAAGATAACATTAGACATTGTGCTAACTATTTCTATAATAAATATTTTAACTACTTTACTAAATATAGTATCATAGTATTAATCTTACCTATAGTTATTATTATGAATATGATAAAACACTGCTTAATACTTATTATTTTTTTAGTAACTACATTACATACCCATCTATATGCTCACCAGGCAAATAGGACTATACTTATTACAGCATCCACTGGTGCTATTGGAGAAGCTATATCTACTCTACTAGCTTCAGAAGGATATAACTTAGTTATTGCTGGTAGAAATAGCAATAAACTTATAACCCTTCAAAAAAAATTACAAACAAAGCATAAAGATATTTCTGTTCAAACAGTTATTATTGATTTTTCAAATATTGAATCTATAGAAACTGCTGTAAACCAAGTTCAACAGCTTCATGGTATTGTTCTCATTGGTCCAAGACCATCTTTAAAGAAAGAAGATATCCCTAGTAAAGAAGAATGGAATAAAGCATTTAATGAAACTTTTATTAATCCACTTGAAGTACTTCGACATTTTAACCCAAAAATAGCAGATAAAAGTAGCATAGTTATTATTTCAGGTAATACTTCTAAAAACTATTTCCCACAATTTCCTAATACAAATGTTATACGTGTTGCTTGGGTTGCTGAAGTAAAAAATCTTATATACTTTTTTGCAAAACGACATATCCGTGTAAATCTTGTCTCTCCTGGAATTATCTTAACAGAACATCATAAAAAAGTTATCCAACAAAAAGCAATAACACATAACATATCTTTTAAAGAACAACTTACCAGAGAGGTCTCTTCTATTCCTCTAAAAACATATGGAACAACTGAAGATGTTGCTCAACTAGTATCATTTTTACTTTCCAATAAATCTAAACACTTGAATGGAGCAAATATTACCCTTGATGGTGGAGAAGCTACTTCTTATTAAATCAATAATACAGTACGTTACTCTTTTCGCCTTTAATATATTAGTATTAATGACATATGGTCTGAACTTTTTCTAATCCAATCTTCTGGAATAAAAGATCATCTTGTTCTGGTTGTGGTCCATCAGTTGTAAGAAGTCTTCCTCCATAAAATATAGAGTTTGCCCCTCCCATAAAGCATAGCGTTTGTAATTCATCAGACATTTGTTCACGTCCTGCTGCAAGTCGAATATAAGATTTTGGCATCAAAATTCTTGTAAGAGCTATTATTCTTACAAAATCAAATGGATCAATATCACTTTGAGGGTTAAGAGGTGTACCTGCAACTTTGACAAACCTATTAATAGGGACAGATTCAGGCTGTTCTTCTAATGTTGCAAGTAATAGCAACATGGAGATACGATCATCAATAGTTTCACCTAACCCTATTATACCACCAGAACAAAGTTTAATACCAAATTTTCTTACAGCCTTTAATGTAGCAAGACGATCATCAAAGGTATGTGTTGTAGCAATGTGCTCATAAAACTCAGGTGATGTATTCATATTATGGTTATAAAAATCAAGCCCTGCCTTTTTTAGCATAGCAATTTGATGTTCTTTTAAAAAACCTAAGGTTACGCATGTCTCTAAACCTAATTTTTTTACTTCTTCAATCATCTGACAGACAATTTTCAAATCCTTATCTAAAGGACTACGCCAAGCAGCTCCCATACAAAACCGAGTACTACCAAGTTCTTTTGCTTTTTTTGCTTCTGAAATTAAAGTATCAATATCCACTAAAGGTTCTTTTTGAAGATCAGTTTTATAGTGAGAAGATTGAGAACAATAACCACAATTTTCTGGACAGTTGCCTGTTTTTATGTTCAAAAGCATACTAATCTGAATCTTATTAGGATCAAAATATTTTCTATGTATTGTTTGAGCTTTATATAAAAGTTCAAGCAAAGGAAGATTAAAAATTTGCTTTGCTTCTTTAAATGTCCAATCATTACGCATAATAAAAAATAACCCCATTATTAAAAAAACAAAAATGTATTACAGATATAAACAATATATATCTCATCTTCATGATACAAAAAAATATCGTAGCTTACCAGTCATTCATAAAAATTACAAAAAAGATATCCTTGATTTTTCTACAAATGACTATCTACAATTAGCTTATCACCCTAACCTTATTAATGCTGCAATTATGACAGGTAGTACCTATGGAGTAGGATCCACAGGCTCTAGACTTCTTTCAGGAAATAATGAACTATTTGAACGTCTAGAAACTACTATTGCACAAGATAAACATACTGAAACAGCTATGCTGTTTATATCTGGTTTTCAAACAAATGTAAGTGTATTATCAGCATTATTAGATCACCATGTATTAAAAATGCAACCTCTTGTATTTTTTGATAAGTTAAACCATGCAAGCCTCTATCAAGCTGTTTTTTTAAGTAAAGCTGAACTTCTTCGTTATTATCACAATAATATGGAACACCTATCATCCCTTTTAAAAAAATATAAAGATGATAATAGACCTAAATTTATTGTTACAGAAACACTCTTTGGCATGGATGGAGACATAGCACCCCTTACAGATATTGTTTCACTTTCATCGCAATATCAAACATTTTTGTACTTAGACGAAGCTCATGCTACAGGTCTTACAGGTATTCATGGATATGGCCTATCAACAACAGTAAATCTCAGTCATATACCACATATAGTTATGGGTACTTTTAGTAAAGCACTTGGATGTAGTGGCGGATACATAGCTTGTAAGCAACTTATTAAGGATTACCTAATAAATAAAGCTACTGGCTTTATTTATTCCACAGCAGGCTCTCCTATGGTTTTAGGAGCAGCACAAGAAGCATGGAATCTTATAAGAACACTAGATAACCAACGTGCACACCTCAACTCTTTAAGTAAAGAATTACGAGATGGGTGTAACCAACTAGGATTTAATATAGGAACTAGTTCTTCACATATTATTCCTCTTATTTTAGGCTCAGAAGAAGATGCATCTCATGTTCATAAGAAACTTTTAGAACACCATATCCTTACCTCTTATATCAGACCTCCAACTGTTCCTCCAAAGACGTCTCGTATTCGTATTGCTCTTAATGTTGGTCATAATAAAGCAGATATAGAGCGTCTACTACAACTACTTTCGACCTTATGAAAAAATATTTTATATTTTGTCACGGCTTTGGTTATAATAAAAACTTTTGGAAGCCGCTTTTACCCTTTTTTACTAATGAAAAATGTTTAGTATTAGATCTAGGCTATTATGGAAATCATTCTTTATTAACAAGTGATATTAGAAATAAAAAACTCATAGGTATTGGACATTCATTAGGTTTATTAAAACTTTTACAATTAAGTATAAACTTTGAGTATCTTATTGGATTAAACAGCTTTATAAACTTTCTTGGTAATGATACTCAACTAGCTCTAACAAGAAAAACTGAACTCCAAAGGTTGACCAAACATTTTCTCGTCTCTCCCCTAAAAACTCTATATAACTTTCACAAACGATGTGGTGTACCTATTAAAAAAAATATATTAACTACCTTTAATTTTTATACATTATATGAAGATCTTACACTCCTTTCATCTTTATCAACAATCCCATATAATCAAAAAGGACTTATTATAGGCTCTCAAAATGATCCTATTGTTCCTCCGCAGCTCATCTATGATAATTTTAAAATATATCCTAATATGACTATAAAAATAATACCTAGTGGTGGACATGGACTAGGATTTCTATATCCTCAAAGGATATATCAATATATTAAAGACGTTTTAATGTAGAATAAAAATTAATTAGGTAATGATAAAACAAAAAATACAATCCAGCTTCGACGTTGCTAGTGATACTTATGACACAGTAGCCCATATCCAAAAAGAAAGTGCATATATTTTAGTAAAAAATCTACATAATACAATATCTACATTCTATCCTAAAACAATTTTAGACTTAGGAACTGGTACAGGTTATATCCCCGAGATATTATTATCATATTATCCTTATGCTTCTTTTATGCTTAATGATATTGCTCCAAAAATGATTAATAAGGTTCAACAAAAATTTAATAAAACTAGCAATATTTCCTTTTACATAGGAGATATGGAATCTATACAAATTAAACCATATGATCTTATTATCAGTAACTTTGCATTTCAATGGATCGAAAAATTAGAAACTATGCTAAAAAAGTTATATAATAATTCAAAAGTATTAGCATTTTCTTGTTTACTTGATGGTACATTTAAAGAATGGAAACAAATCTTACAATCTTATAATATCCCATCACCCTTAAAACAATATCCACAACAACCAGTATTGTATAAATGTATATCAGCACTTGGTAGTACCACTCATTACCTTGAAACAAAATGTTTTCAGCTACCATTTACTGGTGCACGTTCTTTTGTAAACTATTTAAAGCACCTTGGTGCAGCTGTAAGTAATAAACCTCTTCCCACCCAAAAAGTAAAAAATCTTATTACAAACTATAATGAATCATTTCATGTAACATACAATGTTTTTTTTGGAATCATGGAGAGAAAATAGTGCAATTTTTTATTATAGGAACTGATACAAATGTCGGAAAAACAATAGTGTCAAGTTGGTTATGCCTGCATACAGCATATGACTACTTTAAAATGATACAAACAGGATCAATTAATGGTACCGACAGTGATATATTAAAAAAATTGACATACAGTAAAATACATAAAGAAGCTTACTGTTATAAAGAACCACTATCTCCACACTTAGCTGCAAAGCTTGAACAAGACGAAATCAACATTAATAATATTATACTACCAAATGCTTCTAATCTAGTTATTGAAGGTGCAGGAGGACTACTTGTTCCTATTAATCAGCAATATTTGCTTCTTGATATCATTAGTTACCTTATGTTACCTGTTATACTAGTCACACATTCACGGCTAGGTACAATTAACCATACACTCCTTACATTACAAGCACTCAAATCAAAAGGGATAGAGGTAGTAGGAGTAATTGTAAATGGTAAGCCTAACCAAGATAACTGTGATGCAATAACTTGGTATGGCAAAACAACAATACTTGCTCAATTTCCCTTCTTATCTACAATAACAAAAACAACTTTAAGAAACATTCCATTAACACAAGAACTAAAACAACTCTTTATAGTATAACATATGCTTTCCCTTACAGAACGTGATAAAAAAATTATATGGCATCCGTTTACACAAGAAAAAACTGCAGATCCAGTTATAAGTATTAGTCATGCTAAGGGTTCATATGTTTTTGATGAAAACGGAACAGCTTATCTTGATTGTATTTCTAGTTGGTGGGTTAATCTTCATGGCCATTCACATCCAGATATTGCACAAGCTATCTATGAACAAGCACTAAAACTTGAACATATTATTTTTGCAAAATTTACTCATTCCCCTGCAGTAGAATTGTGTGAACAACTTACATCCATTCTTCCACTAACATTAACAAAATGCTTCTTTTCAGATAATGGTTCAACTTCAGTAGAAATTGCATTAAAAATGGCATACCAATATTGGTATAACAAAAAACATCCTGAAAAAACACTCTTTTTAAGTTTTGAAGGTGCTTATCATGGAGATACATTTGGTACAATGTCTATAGGAAGCTCAGGCTTTCATAACATTTTTTCATCATTTTTTTTCAATGTATTACGTATTCCATACCCAGATACCTGGGATGGAGATAATGAAATAGAAAAAAAAGAAGCACATGCACTCCATGTCTTAGATAAATACTTATTGGAATATAAAAACACAATTGCAGCTATTGTTATTGAACCACTTATCCAAGCTGCAAGAGGTATGAGAATATGCAGACCTGCATTTTTAAACTCCATTATTAAAAAAGTTCGTAATGCAGGAATATTAGTTATTTTTGATGAAGTTATGACAGGGTTTGGAAGAACAGGAACCTACTTTGCTTTTGAAAAGCTAGATGTAATTCCTGACTTTTTATGTCTTTCAAAAGGACTCACAGGTGGATTTTTACCTCTTGCACTTACTATCACAACTGACGAAATTTACAATGCATTTTTACATGAAGAATGGAAATATGCTCTTGCTCATGGACATTCTTTCACTGCAAATCCTTTAGGTTGTGCAGCAGCACTTGCTTCATTAAAACTATTATTACATGAAAAAACGACATTAGCTATGCAGTCCATCCACCAGGCACACATAGATGGCATCTCATTTTTACAAAAATCCTGTTCAAATGTAACCAAAACACGTGTATTAGGTACTATTAGCGCCTTTGAACTTCATGATACTACTCATATTAAACAGATAGAATCCTCTTTTTTAGCTAATGGATTACTATTAAGACCACTTCATAATGTTATTTATATAATTCCACCATATTCAACAAATTATAAGGAATTAATGGATGCTTATAACAAAATATGTAAAATTTTATAAGGAAAGTCAGGTAAGAACTAAAATTACAATTTTTGTCTGATTTCTCTTATTCTATCACTATTATATTCCTTACTGTATAATAACTTTACTTGTCTTATCTAGCTTACTTAAAATTTCAACTAAATCATCTTGTGCAAAGGCAATACAACCATCTGTTCCTAAAAATCCTTCCCTTGCCACATGAATAAAAATAGCACTACCTTTACTAGGAATAGGTGGACTATCATTATAACCTACAACTATAATAAGATCATAAACATCGTCATCTCTATATAATTTTTCATGACTTATTGAATTGTTAAAACATGTTAAATCAACAAATTTATTATACTGAATAGATGTTGGATCATCACACCACCCATCATTCTTTTTTATTTTTCTACTAGGTAATCCTGTTTTTATGTTATTTCCTATTTTATCCTCTCTAAAAAATACTTTACGCAATGGAAACTTTCCTAAAGGAGTAGATTTATCTCCTTCTACCTTACAGTTTGAAGTACCATTTTTACCTATACTACACTTATATGTTTTTTCATCTAATGTTGCTTGGCAAATATTATCTTTATAAACTATATATAAATCATGAGCATTTGCATGAACTATTAAAATAAACAATATTAATAGAGTATGAAATAACTTTAGCATAATTAAGATCTTTATTATAATTATATATTAATAAATCAATATAAATAATATTAATAAAAAAATATAAATATAGAAAACATTAATTTTTTTTTTAGAATAGATATATTGTCTATCTATAACTTACTAAGTATAGTATAAAATTTTATTATTAGCTATTTATAATCTTTAGTAAATTAAAATAATAATATTATATTCGATAGGTCAATTATGGAGTATTCTATAGTTATATTATAACTCTATATAATAAGTAAAAAATTATATAGTATTAATACTACATTATGTAACTAAAACATTACGTAGTACTTCATATATTCTAATACCCAACTCCAACTACTTATTAATGACAACTATACTCTTTTCAGTGAGTTTACTAAGTAAGCTCAAGGAGATCTTATTTAGAAACCTTACATTCTGTAAGCAAATAATGCTGGTTAGCTAAACGAATAAAAACTGCACTTCCTTTCCCTAGGACAGTTGGACTATCTTATAACCAACTACAATAAGCAAATTAAAAAATCATCATGTCTATGTATAAAGTTTATTAGCATATATATCTTAGTTCTATATATTTATTATAATATTTAGCTTAAGAAGCTTCACATCAAACATTATAAAACTGTAATTTACGTGTATGTAAAACTGTCTTTAATATAGGATAGACTTTATTTTATCTAAAAAATTTATGTAATGGAAATGTTCCTAAAGGAGTATATTCATCTTCTTCTATTTTTTTTACTTGAAGTACTATTCTTACAAAGACTACGTATATACTTTTTACCATATAACGATGAAAAACAAGAATCATTATTATAAAATATTTCAATATATTGTTCTACAACAGTAGAAAAACATAATCAGAATAGAAAATAAAAATACTATACTTTTTTACTATAAATTATCTCTTAACTATATTATTAGTCCTTATAGAGAGTTATAGTATACCTAACTATATACTAAATATCTTTAGTGAAGATACGTTTTAGTTATTTAATTAATAAGGTAAAATAAATATAAAAAGGTACAAAAAGTTGAGAATAGTAATGGAGCGGGAGACGGGATTTGAACCCGCGACTTCAACCTTGGCAAGGTTGCACTCTACCACTGAGTTACTCCCGCAGATGGAGGCGGCATCCGGATTTGAACCGGAGAATAAAGGTTTTGCAGACCTCTGCCTTACCGCTTGGCTATGCCGCCATAGTATTTTATAAAAAGCAAGTAGGGCAAAAATGTTATTGTTTACTACACATAATAAGCCAACTTAAAATAACAAATAGAGATAACGTCTCTATTCCTATGTTACCTTATGATACTAGCGTAGATATATTCATAGCCAGCTGAAACATATGTCTATCCAAGTTCAATGTCAAGATTATTGTGTGAATATTATAAATGAGATCAGATATAAAGTAATAGCTATTAACAAAAAATGCTTGCTTAAAAACTCTAGATCTTCTATGTCCAAATTAAGAATAATGAATAAATATATAAGAGAAAAATGAATAGGTAAATGACATGGTAGAGAAACAAAAACGAGATAGTTTTACATCTAAAATCGGTATACTGGCAGCAACGCTTGGATCTGCAGTCGGATTAGGAAATATATGGAAATTTCCAACTGTAATAGGACAAAATGGAGGAGCATCATTTCTTCTTATCTATATTATTGCAACTATTGTTGCAGGTCTTCCAATTATGATTGCTGAAATTGCTATTGGCCGCTCTACTCGAGCAAATGCTGTAGAAGGATTCAAAAAACTTTCTTCAGGTTATTGGTGGTTAGTTGGATTTGCAGGTACACTCTCTACTGTCTTTGTCCTTGGTTTTTATACAGAAGTAGCAGGCTGGATATATGCTTATATTTTTAAAGCTGCAAATGGCTCTATAAATACAACACAACCTGTTGTTGCAGGATACATTTTTCAAGAACTTCTTAGTAACCCATGGCAAACACTATTATGGCAATGGCTTGTAATTATTCTTGTTGCTACGATAGTTTTACGAGGTGCATCAAAAGGTATTGAAAAAGCTGCAACTATCCTGATGCCGATTCTCTTTATCCTACTTATCATTATATGTATCCGTAGTATAACACTACCCAACGCAATAGAAGGACTACGTTTCCTTTTTATGCCTGACTTCTCAAAAATAGATGGTAGAGTTATTTTACTTGCAATGGGCCTTGCATTTTTTAAACTCTCAATTGGAATGGGTGTGATGCTAACCTATGGTAGCTACTTCAAAGATGATGTTAATATTCCTTATATGGCTACAAAAGTTA
The sequence above is drawn from the Lawsonia intracellularis PHE/MN1-00 genome and encodes:
- a CDS encoding L,D-transpeptidase family protein, whose product is MLKLFHTLLILFILIVHANAHDLYIVYKDNICQATLDEKTYKCSIGKNGTSNCKVEGDKSTPLGKFPLRKVFFREDKIGNNIKTGLPSRKIKKNDGWCDDPTSIQYNKFVDLTCFNNSISHEKLYRDDDVYDLIIVVGYNDSPPIPSKGSAIFIHVAREGFLGTDGCIAFAQDDLVEILSKLDKTSKVIIQ
- a CDS encoding aminotransferase class I/II-fold pyridoxal phosphate-dependent enzyme yields the protein MYYRYKQYISHLHDTKKYRSLPVIHKNYKKDILDFSTNDYLQLAYHPNLINAAIMTGSTYGVGSTGSRLLSGNNELFERLETTIAQDKHTETAMLFISGFQTNVSVLSALLDHHVLKMQPLVFFDKLNHASLYQAVFLSKAELLRYYHNNMEHLSSLLKKYKDDNRPKFIVTETLFGMDGDIAPLTDIVSLSSQYQTFLYLDEAHATGLTGIHGYGLSTTVNLSHIPHIVMGTFSKALGCSGGYIACKQLIKDYLINKATGFIYSTAGSPMVLGAAQEAWNLIRTLDNQRAHLNSLSKELRDGCNQLGFNIGTSSSHIIPLILGSEEDASHVHKKLLEHHILTSYIRPPTVPPKTSRIRIALNVGHNKADIERLLQLLSTL
- the bioA gene encoding adenosylmethionine--8-amino-7-oxononanoate transaminase — encoded protein: MLSLTERDKKIIWHPFTQEKTADPVISISHAKGSYVFDENGTAYLDCISSWWVNLHGHSHPDIAQAIYEQALKLEHIIFAKFTHSPAVELCEQLTSILPLTLTKCFFSDNGSTSVEIALKMAYQYWYNKKHPEKTLFLSFEGAYHGDTFGTMSIGSSGFHNIFSSFFFNVLRIPYPDTWDGDNEIEKKEAHALHVLDKYLLEYKNTIAAIVIEPLIQAARGMRICRPAFLNSIIKKVRNAGILVIFDEVMTGFGRTGTYFAFEKLDVIPDFLCLSKGLTGGFLPLALTITTDEIYNAFLHEEWKYALAHGHSFTANPLGCAAALASLKLLLHEKTTLAMQSIHQAHIDGISFLQKSCSNVTKTRVLGTISAFELHDTTHIKQIESSFLANGLLLRPLHNVIYIIPPYSTNYKELMDAYNKICKIL
- a CDS encoding SDR family oxidoreductase; translation: MNMIKHCLILIIFLVTTLHTHLYAHQANRTILITASTGAIGEAISTLLASEGYNLVIAGRNSNKLITLQKKLQTKHKDISVQTVIIDFSNIESIETAVNQVQQLHGIVLIGPRPSLKKEDIPSKEEWNKAFNETFINPLEVLRHFNPKIADKSSIVIISGNTSKNYFPQFPNTNVIRVAWVAEVKNLIYFFAKRHIRVNLVSPGIILTEHHKKVIQQKAITHNISFKEQLTREVSSIPLKTYGTTEDVAQLVSFLLSNKSKHLNGANITLDGGEATSY
- the bioD gene encoding dethiobiotin synthase, translating into MQFFIIGTDTNVGKTIVSSWLCLHTAYDYFKMIQTGSINGTDSDILKKLTYSKIHKEAYCYKEPLSPHLAAKLEQDEININNIILPNASNLVIEGAGGLLVPINQQYLLLDIISYLMLPVILVTHSRLGTINHTLLTLQALKSKGIEVVGVIVNGKPNQDNCDAITWYGKTTILAQFPFLSTITKTTLRNIPLTQELKQLFIV
- the bioB gene encoding biotin synthase BioB, whose translation is MRNDWTFKEAKQIFNLPLLELLYKAQTIHRKYFDPNKIQISMLLNIKTGNCPENCGYCSQSSHYKTDLQKEPLVDIDTLISEAKKAKELGSTRFCMGAAWRSPLDKDLKIVCQMIEEVKKLGLETCVTLGFLKEHQIAMLKKAGLDFYNHNMNTSPEFYEHIATTHTFDDRLATLKAVRKFGIKLCSGGIIGLGETIDDRISMLLLLATLEEQPESVPINRFVKVAGTPLNPQSDIDPFDFVRIIALTRILMPKSYIRLAAGREQMSDELQTLCFMGGANSIFYGGRLLTTDGPQPEQDDLLFQKIGLEKVQTICH
- a CDS encoding methyltransferase domain-containing protein, with the protein product MIKQKIQSSFDVASDTYDTVAHIQKESAYILVKNLHNTISTFYPKTILDLGTGTGYIPEILLSYYPYASFMLNDIAPKMINKVQQKFNKTSNISFYIGDMESIQIKPYDLIISNFAFQWIEKLETMLKKLYNNSKVLAFSCLLDGTFKEWKQILQSYNIPSPLKQYPQQPVLYKCISALGSTTHYLETKCFQLPFTGARSFVNYLKHLGAAVSNKPLPTQKVKNLITNYNESFHVTYNVFFGIMERK
- a CDS encoding sodium-dependent transporter — its product is MVEKQKRDSFTSKIGILAATLGSAVGLGNIWKFPTVIGQNGGASFLLIYIIATIVAGLPIMIAEIAIGRSTRANAVEGFKKLSSGYWWLVGFAGTLSTVFVLGFYTEVAGWIYAYIFKAANGSINTTQPVVAGYIFQELLSNPWQTLLWQWLVIILVATIVLRGASKGIEKAATILMPILFILLIIICIRSITLPNAIEGLRFLFMPDFSKIDGRVILLAMGLAFFKLSIGMGVMLTYGSYFKDDVNIPYMATKVMLLDLVVSLLSGIAIFPVVFSFGFEPSSGPGLLFITIPAVFDSMPAGQIFTGAFFILAAVASTGAMLSLFETPVAWAIDTFNLSRKNTTIIIMLFFIAFGAPVALSENILKHITIFGMNFFQLYDFLSSNILMPLGGFFLCIFVGYVWNKQMVMHAISNGGTLHNQGLIKLLLFQCRYVTPVIILIIMLHGFNLFAYIFN